One segment of Pandoraea pnomenusa DNA contains the following:
- the exaC gene encoding acetaldehyde dehydrogenase ExaC: MRYAPPGTPGALLSLQPRYENYIGGKFVPPVEGRYFTNTSPVTGGVIGEFPRSGGADIELALDAAHAAAPQWGKTSVQARSRILLQIADRLESQLERFAVAETWDNGKPVRETLAADLPLAIDHFRYFAGCIRAQEGTAAEIDAHTAAYHFHEPLGVVGQIIPWNFPLLMAAWKLAPALAAGNCVVLKPAEQTPLSITLFAELVGDLLPPGVLNIVQGFGKEAGEALATSRRIAKIAFTGSTPIGGQILARAAANLIPSTVELGGKSPNIFFDDIMRGEPEFVEKAAEGLVLGFLNQGEVCTCPSRALVQESIYEPFMEVVMARVARIKRGDPLDTETAVGAQASQQQFDKILTYLDLARKEGATILTGGGIEMLDGPLASGFYIQPTLLKGENRMRVFQEEIFGPVVGVTTFKDEAEALAIANDTEFGLGAGVWTRDINRAYRMGRAIQAGRVWTNCYHLYPAHAAFGGYKKSGIGRETHKMMLDHYQQTKNLLVSYDVNPLGFF, translated from the coding sequence ATGCGATACGCCCCTCCCGGCACTCCCGGTGCCCTGCTGTCCCTGCAACCGCGTTACGAGAACTACATTGGCGGCAAATTCGTGCCGCCCGTGGAAGGACGCTATTTCACCAACACGTCGCCGGTTACAGGCGGGGTGATCGGCGAGTTTCCCCGCTCCGGCGGCGCCGACATCGAGCTGGCCCTCGATGCGGCCCACGCCGCCGCGCCGCAATGGGGAAAGACCTCGGTACAGGCGCGCTCGCGCATTCTGCTGCAAATCGCCGACCGGCTCGAGAGCCAGCTGGAGCGCTTCGCCGTGGCCGAGACGTGGGACAACGGCAAGCCCGTGCGCGAGACGCTCGCCGCCGACCTGCCGCTCGCCATCGATCACTTCCGCTACTTCGCGGGCTGCATTCGTGCGCAGGAAGGCACGGCGGCCGAGATCGACGCCCACACGGCGGCGTACCACTTCCATGAGCCGCTGGGCGTCGTGGGTCAGATCATTCCGTGGAATTTTCCGTTGCTGATGGCGGCATGGAAACTCGCGCCCGCGCTGGCTGCCGGCAACTGCGTGGTGCTCAAGCCCGCGGAGCAGACGCCGCTCTCGATCACGTTGTTTGCCGAGCTCGTGGGCGATCTGCTCCCGCCTGGGGTGCTCAATATTGTGCAGGGCTTTGGCAAGGAGGCGGGAGAGGCGTTGGCGACAAGCCGGCGGATCGCCAAGATCGCCTTCACGGGCTCGACCCCGATCGGCGGACAGATTCTCGCGCGCGCGGCCGCCAACCTGATCCCGAGCACGGTCGAGCTGGGTGGCAAGTCGCCGAACATCTTCTTCGACGACATCATGCGCGGTGAACCCGAATTCGTCGAAAAGGCGGCGGAAGGGCTGGTGCTCGGCTTCCTGAACCAGGGCGAGGTGTGCACATGCCCGTCGCGCGCGCTCGTGCAGGAGTCGATCTACGAGCCGTTCATGGAAGTGGTCATGGCGCGCGTGGCCCGCATCAAGCGCGGCGATCCGCTCGACACGGAAACCGCGGTGGGCGCGCAGGCGTCGCAACAGCAGTTCGACAAGATCCTCACGTATCTCGACCTCGCCCGCAAGGAAGGCGCCACGATACTCACCGGCGGCGGCATCGAAATGCTCGACGGCCCGCTCGCCTCGGGCTTCTACATCCAGCCCACGCTGCTCAAGGGCGAGAACCGCATGCGCGTGTTCCAGGAAGAGATTTTCGGGCCGGTGGTGGGCGTGACGACGTTCAAGGACGAAGCGGAGGCGCTCGCGATTGCGAACGACACCGAGTTCGGTCTCGGCGCCGGGGTCTGGACACGCGACATCAATCGCGCCTACCGGATGGGGCGTGCGATCCAGGCCGGGCGCGTGTGGACCAATTGCTATCACCTCTATCCCGCGCACGCGGCGTTCGGTGGCTACAAGAAGTCGGGGATCGGACGCGAGACCCACAAGATGATGCTCGACCACTACCAGCAAACGAAGAATCTGTTGGTGAGCTACGACGTCAACCCGCTCGGGTTCTTTTGA
- a CDS encoding SDR family NAD(P)-dependent oxidoreductase, whose amino-acid sequence MNTSSGRAKRDSLNALRDRGHAVVVTGASGGIGLAVANRLHDDGWHVVATDLDTARLKDVFGARAGQARLQLSALDVTDHGAVDALAASLRERGVAGLVNVAGVLQDVVPMLGMNDDMQRRVWEVNYFGAQHCLRVFVPLMTQLGAGAVVNITSINELRPLPLHAYSPAKVALGALTQLAAGELGASGIRVNAVAPGFTLTPIFEDKLATGKRSAAAIEAHSALGRLVGTDEIAAAVSFLMCDESSAITGVSLPVDAGWLVSSHWMNFRELAHS is encoded by the coding sequence ATGAACACATCCTCTGGCCGCGCGAAGCGCGATTCCCTGAACGCATTGCGCGATCGCGGGCATGCCGTGGTGGTGACCGGCGCGAGCGGCGGTATTGGGTTGGCGGTGGCGAACCGTTTGCACGACGATGGCTGGCATGTGGTGGCGACGGATCTGGACACGGCCCGGTTGAAGGACGTTTTCGGCGCGCGTGCGGGACAGGCGCGTTTGCAGCTTTCGGCGCTCGACGTGACCGACCACGGGGCGGTCGATGCATTGGCGGCGTCGCTGCGCGAGCGCGGCGTGGCGGGCCTGGTGAACGTGGCGGGTGTGCTGCAGGATGTGGTGCCCATGCTTGGCATGAACGACGACATGCAGCGGCGCGTGTGGGAAGTGAACTACTTCGGTGCCCAGCATTGTCTGCGGGTGTTTGTACCGCTCATGACGCAGCTGGGTGCCGGCGCCGTGGTGAACATCACGTCGATCAACGAACTGCGCCCGTTGCCGCTGCATGCGTATTCACCGGCGAAGGTGGCGTTGGGTGCGCTCACCCAGCTTGCGGCGGGCGAGCTGGGCGCGTCCGGCATTCGTGTGAATGCGGTAGCGCCAGGCTTCACGCTCACCCCCATCTTCGAGGACAAGCTTGCAACAGGCAAGCGCAGCGCGGCTGCGATCGAGGCCCATTCCGCACTGGGGCGGCTGGTGGGGACCGACGAAATCGCCGCGGCCGTGAGTTTCCTCATGTGCGACGAATCGAGTGCCATCACGGGCGTGAGTCTGCCGGTCGACGCGGGATGGCTCGTGAGTTCGCACTGGATGAACTTCCGCGAACTGGCCCACTCCTGA
- a CDS encoding class II aldolase/adducin family protein has product MQKSDTVFSSFDLPVSERLADTGITPEERRLREDLAAAYRLCAFNGWDDLIYTHLSARVPGPDHHFLVNPLGLSFHEITASNLVKIDLDGRVVGESPHRPNAAGFVIHGCIHAAREDAACVMHLHTEAGMALSALEDGLLPITQHAMRFVGRLGYHDYEGIALTIDERERLLADLGDCAAMILRNHGTLTVGRSVGHAFVEMFYLEKAARAQLLAQSTGAALRIPSREIAELTAHQWVNDLRGSGDREWPSLLRRLERDGHDYKR; this is encoded by the coding sequence ATGCAGAAGTCTGACACAGTTTTTTCTTCCTTTGACCTGCCCGTCAGCGAGCGGCTTGCCGACACGGGCATTACGCCGGAAGAGCGGCGCCTGCGCGAGGATCTTGCGGCGGCCTACCGGCTTTGCGCATTCAACGGGTGGGACGACCTGATCTACACCCATCTGTCGGCGCGCGTGCCTGGCCCGGACCATCACTTTCTCGTCAACCCGCTCGGCCTGTCGTTTCACGAAATCACCGCGTCGAATCTGGTGAAGATCGATCTCGACGGGCGTGTCGTGGGCGAGTCGCCCCACCGACCGAACGCGGCGGGGTTCGTCATTCACGGCTGCATTCATGCGGCGCGCGAAGACGCCGCCTGCGTGATGCATCTGCATACCGAAGCGGGCATGGCGCTGTCCGCCCTCGAAGACGGGTTGCTGCCGATCACCCAGCATGCCATGCGCTTCGTGGGCCGGCTCGGTTATCACGACTACGAAGGCATCGCCCTCACCATCGACGAGCGCGAGCGGCTGCTGGCCGACCTGGGCGACTGTGCTGCGATGATTCTGCGCAATCACGGCACACTTACGGTGGGCCGCTCGGTCGGGCATGCGTTCGTCGAGATGTTCTATCTGGAGAAAGCCGCGAGGGCGCAGCTGCTGGCGCAGAGCACTGGCGCGGCCCTGCGGATTCCGTCGCGCGAGATCGCGGAATTGACCGCGCATCAGTGGGTGAACGATCTGCGCGGCTCCGGCGATCGCGAATGGCCGTCGCTGTTGCGTCGGCTCGAGCGGGACGGGCACGACTATAAGCGGTAG
- a CDS encoding TetR/AcrR family transcriptional regulator, with protein MSSQSNPESPAPGRRGRKRSVEAERAVLDAAYRLLLEQGLHATTMEAIATAAGVSKATIYKWWPNRASVIMTAFLREAGQALPYPEELQLDSIFARLLKMAEEFCGPMGTMISALIAEGQSDPEIAQAFRDGYVSARRQQGVEIVRDAIARGLIKPGDPDVVLDILYAPLYYRLLVGHKPLTRAFVREHVDLVMQGLLGPNGTVPELTRTRSRSAGTGVGKTSRARSPAKKTA; from the coding sequence ATGTCAAGTCAGTCGAATCCCGAATCTCCGGCGCCCGGTCGGCGCGGTCGCAAGCGCAGTGTCGAAGCGGAGCGCGCCGTACTCGATGCGGCTTATCGTCTGTTGCTGGAGCAGGGGCTGCACGCCACCACGATGGAAGCGATCGCCACGGCGGCAGGCGTGAGCAAGGCCACGATCTACAAGTGGTGGCCGAATCGCGCCTCGGTCATCATGACCGCGTTCCTGCGCGAAGCGGGGCAGGCACTGCCGTATCCAGAAGAGTTGCAACTCGACAGCATCTTCGCGCGTCTGCTGAAGATGGCCGAAGAATTCTGCGGACCGATGGGCACGATGATCAGCGCCCTGATCGCGGAGGGGCAGTCGGACCCGGAGATCGCACAGGCATTTCGCGACGGCTACGTCTCGGCACGACGCCAACAGGGTGTGGAAATCGTGCGCGATGCGATTGCACGTGGCCTGATCAAGCCGGGCGATCCCGACGTCGTGCTCGACATCCTTTACGCGCCGCTTTACTACCGTCTGCTCGTGGGCCACAAGCCACTCACGCGCGCGTTCGTCCGCGAACACGTCGATCTCGTAATGCAGGGGCTGCTGGGCCCCAACGGCACCGTGCCCGAATTGACCCGCACACGCTCGCGGAGCGCCGGCACAGGTGTTGGGAAAACCTCGCGGGCACGAAGTCCGGCGAAAAAAACAGCTTGA
- the yiaY gene encoding L-threonine dehydrogenase, whose protein sequence is MSTTFFIPAVNMMGVGSLDEAIAALRQYQFRRALIVTDAGLARAGVADKVAGLLAREDIQSVVFDGAKPNPTVSNVEAGLAMLREHQCDFVISLGGGSPHDCAKGIALCATNGGHIADYEGVDQSKKPQLPLVAINTTAGTASEMTRFCIITDEKRHVKMAIVDRNVTPLLSVNDPALMVAMPQGLTAATGMDALTHATEAYVSTAATPITDACALKAVTLISQNLRRAVSHGDDMAARENMAYAQFLAGMAFNNASLGYVHAMAHQLGGFYDLPHGVCNAVLLPHVEEFNASVSAARLRDIAQAMGEKVDGLSAEEGAKAAIAAIRRLSKDIGIPAGLEALGAKTSDIPTLAANAMQDACGLTNPRRAEQAEIEEIFRRAF, encoded by the coding sequence ATGAGCACGACATTCTTCATTCCCGCCGTCAACATGATGGGCGTGGGCAGTCTCGACGAGGCGATTGCCGCCTTGCGTCAATATCAGTTCCGCCGCGCGTTGATCGTGACCGACGCGGGCCTCGCCAGGGCCGGCGTCGCCGACAAGGTGGCCGGGCTGCTGGCACGAGAGGACATTCAGTCGGTGGTGTTCGACGGCGCCAAGCCGAACCCCACGGTCAGCAACGTGGAAGCCGGGTTGGCGATGTTGCGCGAGCATCAGTGCGATTTCGTCATCTCGCTCGGCGGCGGCTCGCCGCACGACTGCGCGAAAGGCATTGCGTTGTGCGCGACCAATGGCGGGCACATTGCGGACTACGAAGGCGTTGACCAATCGAAGAAGCCGCAGTTGCCGCTCGTCGCGATCAACACCACGGCAGGCACCGCGAGCGAGATGACGCGCTTTTGCATCATCACGGACGAGAAGCGGCACGTGAAGATGGCGATCGTGGACCGGAACGTGACCCCGTTGCTGTCGGTCAACGACCCGGCCCTGATGGTGGCGATGCCCCAGGGGCTGACCGCCGCCACGGGCATGGACGCACTCACGCACGCGACCGAGGCCTACGTGTCGACGGCCGCCACGCCGATTACCGACGCGTGTGCGCTCAAGGCGGTAACGCTGATTTCGCAGAACCTGCGTCGCGCCGTATCGCACGGCGACGACATGGCGGCGCGCGAGAACATGGCCTATGCGCAATTCCTGGCGGGGATGGCCTTCAACAATGCGTCGCTCGGTTACGTGCACGCGATGGCGCACCAGCTCGGGGGCTTCTACGACTTGCCGCACGGCGTGTGCAACGCGGTGCTGCTGCCGCACGTCGAGGAGTTCAATGCGAGTGTGAGCGCCGCGCGCCTGAGGGACATTGCACAGGCGATGGGCGAGAAGGTCGACGGACTGAGCGCCGAGGAAGGTGCGAAGGCGGCCATCGCCGCGATCCGGCGCCTGTCGAAGGACATCGGCATTCCGGCCGGTCTCGAGGCACTCGGTGCGAAGACATCGGACATTCCCACGCTGGCGGCGAACGCCATGCAGGACGCGTGCGGCCTCACGAACCCGCGACGCGCCGAGCAAGCCGAGATCGAGGAGATCTTCCGTCGGGCGTTTTGA
- a CDS encoding sigma-54-dependent Fis family transcriptional regulator, translating into MPVNTESAHARRVLSVAQGRPAPGAAETDPNIASSWRRCLDAHALDPGARMAPRVLASSELRERRSAMEQLRSVSMPVLERLQRQLMNPHQAVLLSAPDGVIVDSRLQDGTRDDFHRAGLWPGADWSESCEGTNGIGTCAVERTPVIICQQDHFRALHTPLTCTASPVFAPHGDLLAVIDVSSTRADLTRQSQFHTLALVNLSAKVVESEYFFQHYRDEWLLQLQEQADHLGGFAQALVAFDDAGRVLAVNQSALNRLGTTREGIVGTRVDRWFAQPLDALFAQAHPTPGACWPIRTHTGEALLAMVRAPLRSVRAPRASPGTATTLHGERVKPFADATLAQAFSRACRVFAHDVPVLIRGETGSGKEVFARAVHAASARASGPFVALNCAAIPESLIESELFGYVGGSFTGARKEGMNGKLWQANGGTLFLDEIGDMPFAMQTRLLRVLEERMVSPLGGGEPVALDIRVLSATHRDLSERIAAREFREDLFYRLSGLEVSVPPLREREDKRDLIFQLLSQTDAHGRIALTDEAQERLCAYAWPGNVRQMRSVIRTLVALNEQDVITVDDLPQALREARGSMPTGAGPEVPTEAPLEAAERQALRATLDACQGQVSAAARKLGVSRNTLYRKLRRFGLLRG; encoded by the coding sequence ATGCCAGTCAATACCGAGTCGGCACACGCGCGCCGTGTGCTGAGCGTTGCCCAAGGGCGCCCGGCGCCGGGCGCCGCCGAGACCGACCCGAATATCGCCAGCTCGTGGCGCCGCTGCCTCGACGCGCATGCGCTCGACCCGGGCGCGCGCATGGCACCGCGCGTGCTCGCGTCGTCGGAGCTGCGCGAGCGACGCAGCGCGATGGAGCAGTTGCGTTCCGTGTCGATGCCGGTGCTCGAACGCTTGCAACGACAGTTGATGAATCCGCACCAGGCCGTGTTGCTGAGCGCGCCCGACGGCGTCATCGTCGATTCGCGGCTCCAAGACGGCACGCGCGACGACTTCCATCGCGCCGGTCTGTGGCCCGGCGCGGACTGGAGCGAATCGTGCGAAGGCACCAACGGCATCGGCACGTGCGCGGTCGAGCGCACCCCCGTCATCATCTGCCAGCAGGATCATTTCCGGGCGTTGCATACGCCGCTTACCTGCACGGCAAGTCCCGTCTTCGCGCCACACGGCGATCTGCTCGCGGTGATCGATGTGTCTTCGACGCGCGCCGACCTCACGCGCCAGAGCCAGTTTCACACGCTTGCCCTCGTCAACCTGTCCGCCAAGGTTGTGGAGAGCGAGTATTTCTTCCAGCACTATCGCGACGAATGGCTCCTGCAACTCCAGGAGCAGGCCGATCATCTCGGCGGTTTCGCGCAGGCGCTGGTCGCGTTCGACGACGCCGGGCGGGTGCTCGCCGTCAACCAGAGCGCGCTGAACCGGCTCGGCACGACGCGCGAGGGCATCGTCGGCACACGCGTGGACCGGTGGTTCGCGCAGCCGCTCGACGCGCTGTTCGCGCAGGCGCATCCGACGCCCGGCGCCTGCTGGCCCATTCGGACACATACCGGGGAAGCGCTGCTCGCGATGGTGCGCGCGCCGCTGCGCTCGGTGCGTGCGCCACGCGCGTCACCCGGTACGGCGACGACGCTGCACGGCGAGCGCGTCAAGCCATTCGCTGATGCCACGCTCGCACAGGCGTTCTCGCGCGCCTGCCGCGTTTTCGCCCACGACGTCCCCGTGCTCATCCGTGGCGAGACCGGGAGCGGCAAGGAAGTGTTCGCGCGCGCGGTGCACGCCGCCAGTGCGCGGGCCAGCGGCCCGTTCGTGGCATTGAACTGCGCGGCCATCCCCGAATCGCTGATCGAGAGTGAGTTGTTCGGCTATGTCGGCGGCAGCTTCACCGGCGCGCGCAAGGAAGGGATGAACGGCAAGCTGTGGCAGGCCAACGGCGGTACGTTGTTTCTCGACGAGATCGGCGACATGCCGTTTGCGATGCAAACACGCCTGCTGCGTGTGCTGGAGGAGCGCATGGTGTCGCCGCTTGGGGGCGGCGAGCCCGTGGCGCTCGACATTCGCGTGCTCAGCGCGACGCATCGTGACCTGTCCGAGCGGATTGCCGCGCGGGAGTTTCGCGAGGACCTGTTCTATCGTCTGAGCGGTCTCGAGGTCAGCGTACCGCCGCTGCGAGAGCGCGAAGACAAGCGTGACCTGATCTTCCAGCTACTCTCGCAAACGGACGCGCACGGCCGCATCGCGCTCACGGACGAAGCGCAGGAGCGCCTGTGCGCCTATGCGTGGCCGGGCAACGTGCGTCAGATGCGCAGCGTCATTCGCACGCTCGTCGCGCTCAACGAGCAGGATGTGATCACGGTGGATGACCTGCCGCAGGCGTTGCGCGAAGCGCGCGGCTCGATGCCGACCGGCGCCGGGCCGGAGGTGCCGACGGAGGCGCCGCTGGAAGCCGCGGAGCGTCAGGCGCTGCGCGCCACGCTCGACGCCTGCCAGGGTCAGGTCAGCGCCGCGGCGCGCAAGCTCGGCGTGAGCCGCAACACGCTGTACCGCAAGCTCCGGCGCTTCGGCCTGTTGCGGGGGTAA